A region from the Triticum urartu cultivar G1812 chromosome 1, Tu2.1, whole genome shotgun sequence genome encodes:
- the LOC125543829 gene encoding phospholipase D alpha 2-like, producing the protein MAHLRLHGTIDATIVGADNLHDRSRHTGKVPGFLGNIVQGVQETTGLGKGLPRMYAAIFLGSACIARTRTISVPAAGSVRWNEPLRAYCAHHAADVVISVMIEQLGLDGGTVLGSAYLPSRELLSDNTTIDRWFDVLGADRKKLPDGPKIHLQINFRDVADQGQAWGGGVGSFGVPRTFFSQRPGCRVTLYQDAHASEEFEPKIQLDGGGLYKPGHCWEDLYDAISNARHLVYITGWSVFPHITLLRERDGQQETLGELLKRKAGEGVQVLMLVWNDVSSIDGLLAGLMDTRDEQTVNYFGGSRVQCVLCPRNMYVRGHILDAKTDTLVYSHHQKAIVVDQELPPSSSDSDSDSDGRRHIVSFLGGLDVCHGRYDTQSHSLFKTLGAGKAHGDDFSQVNFNDEDATLGKGGPREPWHDIHAKVEGPVAWDVLHNFEQRWRKQGGDNEQLVDLVALEGKVAPASWAVTLPGDQEAWSVQLFRSIDNIDTVGFPDSMEDAFKAGLLQDKHRVYERSIQDAYIHAIRAAKSFIYIENQYFIGSSFQWKSHDGIDPADVRACQLIPRELSLKIVRKIEDGERFAVYIVVPMWSEGSPTGRYRQAMLDNQRRTMALMYDDIAVALQAKRIDANPRDYLTFFCLGNREANNPEGGEYQPPQRPQDGTDYARAQMARRFMIYVHSKMMIVDDEYIIVGSANLNERSMAGYRDTEIAIGAYQPHRINTGAELAKGHVHGFRMSLWHEHLGKTHDDFLRPGSLECVRRVNKMADEYWSLYVGDQLPEDLAGHLLTYPVSIDKAGTVSTLTGFEFFPDTEARVLGEPTGIKDYFLST; encoded by the exons ATGGCGCATCTGCGGCTCCATGGCACCATCGATGCTACCATCGTGGGGGCGGACAACCTCCATGATCGCTCGCGCCACACCGGCAAGGTCCCCGGTTTCCTTGGCAAT ATTGTGCAAGGTGTCCAGGAGACGACGGGTTTGGGCAAGGGCCTGCCGCGGATGTACGCGGCCATCTTCCTCGGCAGTGCATGCATCGCCCGCACGCGTACCATCAGCGTCCCTGCAGCAGGAAGCGTGCGATGGAACGAGCCGCTCCGCGCCTACTGCGCCCACCACGCTGCCGACGTCGTCATCTCCGTCATGATCGAGCAGCTCGGCCTCGACGGAGGCACGGTCCTCGGCAGCGCCTACCTGCCCTCCCGGGAGCTCCTCAGCGACAACACAACCATCGACCGCTGGTTCGACGTCCTTGGCGCCGACAGGAAGAAGCTCCCGGATGGGCCCAAGATACACCTGCAGATCAACTTCCGTGATGTCGCTGACCAGGGCCAGGCatggggcggcggcgtcggcagCTTCGGGGTGCCCCGCACCTTCTTCTCGCAGAGGCCCGGGTGCAGGGTCACGCTGTACCAAGACGCACACGCGTCTGAGGAGTTCGAGCCCAAGATCCAGCTCGACGGCGGCGGGCTGTACAAGCCTGGGCACTGCTGGGAGGACCTGTACGACGCCATCAGCAACGCACGGCACCTGGTGTACATCACCGGCTGGTCCGTGTTCCCCCACATCACGCTCCTGCGGGAGCGGGACGGCCAGCAGGAAACGCTCGGCGAGCTCCTGAAGCGCAAGGCCGGCGAGGGCGTGCAAGTGCTCATGCTCGTGTGGAACGACGTATCCTCCATCGATGGCTTGCTTGCCGGCCTCATGGACACGAGGGACGAGCAGACGGTCAACTACTTCGGCGGCAGCCGCGTGCAGTGCGTCCTCTGCCCGAGGAACATGTACGTCAGAGGCCACATCTTGGACGCCAAGACGGATACGTTAGTCTACAGCCACCACCAGAAGGCCATCGTCGTCGACCAGGAGCTGCCGCCTTCATCGTCGGACTCGGACTCGGACTCGGACGGGCGCCGCCATATCGTCAGCTTCCTCGGCGGCCTCGACGTGTGCCACGGACGCTACGACACGCAGTCCCACTCCCTGTTCAAGACGCTGGGCGCGGGGAAGGCGCACGGCGACGACTTCAGCCAAGTCAACTTCAACGACGAggacgccacgctcggcaaggGCGGGCCCAGGGAGCCATGGCACGACATCCACGCCAAGGTCGAGGGCCCCGTCGCGTGGGACGTGCTCCACAACTTCGAGCAGCGGTGGAGGAAGCAAGGCGGCGACAATGAGCAGCTGGTCGACCTTGTGGCCCTCGAGGGCAAGGTCGCGCCGGCCTCGTGGGCGGTCACGCTCCCCGGCGACCAGGAGGCGTGGAGTGTGCAGCTGTTCCGGTCCATCGACAACATCGACACCGTGGGCTTCCCCGACTCCATGGAGGACGCCTTCAAGGCCGGTCTCCTCCAGGACAAGCACCGGGTGTACGAGAGGAGCATCCAGGACGCCTACATCCACGCCATACGCGCCGCCAAGAGCTTCATCTACATCGAGAACCAGTACTTCATTGGGAGCTCCTTCCAGTGGAAATCCCACGACGGCATAGATCCGGCGGACGTCCGGGCGTGCCAGCTGATCCCCAGGGAGCTCTCGCTCAAGATCGTGAGGAAGATCGAGGACGGCGAACGCTTCGCGGTCTACATCGTGGTGCCCATGTGGTCAGAAGGCTCGCCTACGGGTCGATACAGGCAGGCGATGCTGGACAACCAGAGGAGGACGATGGCGTTGATGTACGACGACATCGCGGTTGCGCTGCAGGCCAAGAGGATAGACGCCAACCCAAGGGACTACCTTACCTTCTTCTGCTTAGGGAACCGGGAGGCCAACAACCCAGAGGGTGGTGAGTACCAGCCTCCCCAACGCCCACAGGACGGGACAGACTATGCCAGGGCGCAGATGGCACGCCGGTTCATGATCTACGTTCACTCCAAGATGATGATAG TTGATGACGAGTACATCATCGTCGGATCTGCCAATCTCAACGAGCGGTCCATGGCGGGGTACAGGGACACCGAGATCGCTATTGGCGCGTACCAGCCGCACCGCATCAACACCGGCGCCGAGCTCGCCAAGGGGCACGTCCATGGATTCCGGATGTCGCTGTGGCACGAACACCTCGGCAAGACGCACGACGACTTCCTCCGCCCAGGGAGCTTAGAGTGCGTGCGGAGGGTCAACAAGATGGCCGACGAGTACTGGAGCCTCTACGTAGGCGACCAGCTGCCCGAAGACCTCGCAGGCCACCTGCTCACCTACCCCGTCTCCATAGACAAGGCCGGCACGGTCTCAACGCTCACGGGATTTGAATTCTTCCCTGACACAGAGGCTCGCGTGCTTGGTGAGCCAACGGGAATAAAAGATTATTTTCTGAGCACATAG